Within Dendrosporobacter quercicolus, the genomic segment CGCCGTGTTGTGAGCAGCCAAAATCTGATAGGCGAGCGTCTGACTGCGGGCCTGGGCTTTGTCCACCGCATTTTGCATCGCCCCGCCGCATCCGGCGGGCTGTAAACAGGACGCAATCCTATCCATTGCCGCCTGGCCGTCTTTGTCGACAATCGTCCGGCCGTTAACCAAATAAACACCATGGCGAATTAATTTAATCACTGTAATCACCTTTTTCAAATTTGATTAAATGCAGTTAATATCAGGATTTAGTGTACCGCATTATTCTGAATTGATAAAATCTTTTAATTTTATTGTATTCAATTAAATTTTTTTATTATAATAAACCTATTAACGCTAAAGGACTGTGATCGCAATGGACCGAAGAGACTGGATTATTCTTAAAACGATAGCCGAGGAAAAAAATATGACTAAGGCGGCGGAACGCTTGTACATCTCACAGCCGGCCCTCAGTTACCGTCTGAAAAACATGGAGAAGAAGCTTGGCGCCGCCATCCTGATCCGTACCGCCAACGGCGTTTCACTTACCCAGCAGGGCGAGTATCTGCTGGAATACGTCAACGACATGCTGCGGCAGTTTACCCGGTTGAAAGAAACCATTCAAAATATGGGCGGTAAGGTGCAAGGCATGCTTCGGCTGGGCTCTTCGACCGTCATTGCCCATTATAAGCTGCCGGCGATTCTCAAGGAATTTCTTGATTTGTATCCCGAGGTGGAGGTTTCGCTGAAAACAGGCATGAGCCAAAAAATTTACCGCCTGCTGCAGAAGGACGAAATTTCAGTCGCTATTCTGCGCGGCGATTTCAGCTGGGACGAAGAAAAGCATCTGCTGGCGAACGAACCGATCTGCCTTGTTTCCAGTCAGTCGCTTAAGCTGGCGGACCTGCCCCGCAGGCCGGGACTTGTTGCTCAGACCGACGCCTCGCTGCAGGCGATATTCCACGAATGGTGGCGGCAGAACTTCGACCGGCCGCCAATGGTGACAATGGAGCTTGACAGTATGGAAACCTGCCGCCAGATGGTCTGTCAGGGGCTGGGCTGGGCGATCATGCCGGCGATCGGCATCTCCAGCCATCATGAACTGCACCGGCAGCCGTTATACTGGAAAAATGGACAGCCTCTCTGCCGGCCGACCTGGCTGTTATGTCATCGCTCAGCGCTGGAGCTTTCGGCGGTGCAGGCTTTTGTCGAATTCGTACAGACCGCATTTCAGGCGGAAGCGGATATTTTTGAAAAAAATGTGTCGCCAACCCCGTCCCCTTGACACGGCAGGAATGCCGCTGCTGAATGCGCGGGGCGGAGCAGTTGGAGCTGTAGCAGCTTGGATGGCCAACGAAAATACCTTTCGCGCTGATAATAATCCCTTTTACCGGTAGGAAAAAAAATCATTTGGCGTAAAATAGATAGTGATAATTAATTTCAATTATTTTGGGAGGTCTTAGCTTGAGCCAAATGGTAGTCAATAATAAAGAAAAACAGAAACAGCTGATTTTGACTGAAAACCTGTGGAAAGTCATGGTTAAGTTATCGTGGCCCGCCATTATCGCTATGGTGCTTTACGGCTTAAACACCGTCATTTCGGCTGTTTTTGTCGGCCGCTATGTCGGGGAAACCGCGCTGGCGGGAGTTTCTGTGGCCTATCCGTTAACGCAGATCAGCATTGGTATAGGGTCTTTGATCGGCGTTGGCGCGGGTTCCGTATTAAGTATCGCCCTGGGCAGCGGGGATAAACATACTCAGCGGAGGCTGCTGGGCAATGTGAATGTTCTTTCGCTGGCCTTAACCGTTGTTTATATGGCGCTGGGGACTTTTTTCTCCACCCGGCTGGTTGGGATGATGGGCGGAGAAGGTGAAGTATTGGCGCTGGGCGACATTTATTTTAGAATTACGGTGCTGGGCGCTTTTTTCTGGATTTATGGCCTGGCGGCCAATATGATTGTCAGAGCCGAAGGGAAAATGAAATCAGCGGCGGTGATGATGGGGATAGGGCTTGCCGCCGATGTGCTGGCAAACTATATCCTGGTCGCGGTGCTTGGGCTGGGTGTGGAAGGCTCGGCTTGGGCGACCAATATCGGCATGCTCGTCTATACGCTGCTCGGCTGGATTTATTTTGGCCGTGATTTTTCTTCCTTTTCAACGGAAGCATTTTCCTTTTATTGGGACAAAGCTGCCGTAAAGTCCATCGTGAGCCTGGGAATGTCGTCCTTCATCATGATTGTCATGAGCCTGGTGCAGGGCGTGGTTGTGTTTAACGCGCTGGCCCGGTACGGCACAGTGCTTGATATTGCCTTCTACGGGGTGGTCTACCGGATCTTCGTATTTATGCTGACGCCCATCTTCGGCCTAATGCGGGCGCTGCAGCCGGTCATCGGCATCAACTACGGCGCCGGTCAATATGACCGCGTCATCAGCTCTTACAAGATATTTACTGCGGCGGCGATGCTGCTGACCCTGCCTTTCTGGCTTGTTTGCATGGCTGGCCCGGCTTTTGTTGTCGGTCTGATGCTGCCCGGGCAGAGCTTTAGCGGCGAGCAGCTGATGTATTTTCAGGTCTACATGCTAATCCTGCCGCTGTTGTCAGCCATTTTTATGGCAATGACCCTGTTCCCTTCGATCGGCAAAGGAAAGCCTGCGGCGCTGATCGGCATTGCCAGACAACTGGTTTTCTATATTCCGGTCATGATTTTTTTGCCGGCCAAGATCGGTGTTCCCGGCATTTATTTTGGGTCGCTGGGTATTGATGCGGTGATGGTTTTGTGGACCGTGATTATGGTGCGGCAAGAATTTGCGTTATTAAGAACAAAAAATCAGCCTGCGGCAATTAGTGTTTCCTGACTGAGGGAAAGCACAAGCTCAAAAGTGAGCAGCCGGTCAGGGGAAAAGTTGCCCCGGCCGGCTTGTTTATTTGCTTTCCGGGCAGGAGCCCGGCCAGGCGCTTGGCGTTTTCGGGAGAGGGAAATGTGGAGAATATGGGATGGGTTTGGGGAAATCTATTGACAAAATATTCAAGAAAATAAATAATATAAGTAAGTTAAATAACTAATGTACAGGCTGTCCCTGAAGCTG encodes:
- a CDS encoding LysR family transcriptional regulator, with translation MDRRDWIILKTIAEEKNMTKAAERLYISQPALSYRLKNMEKKLGAAILIRTANGVSLTQQGEYLLEYVNDMLRQFTRLKETIQNMGGKVQGMLRLGSSTVIAHYKLPAILKEFLDLYPEVEVSLKTGMSQKIYRLLQKDEISVAILRGDFSWDEEKHLLANEPICLVSSQSLKLADLPRRPGLVAQTDASLQAIFHEWWRQNFDRPPMVTMELDSMETCRQMVCQGLGWAIMPAIGISSHHELHRQPLYWKNGQPLCRPTWLLCHRSALELSAVQAFVEFVQTAFQAEADIFEKNVSPTPSP
- a CDS encoding MATE family efflux transporter, translated to MVVNNKEKQKQLILTENLWKVMVKLSWPAIIAMVLYGLNTVISAVFVGRYVGETALAGVSVAYPLTQISIGIGSLIGVGAGSVLSIALGSGDKHTQRRLLGNVNVLSLALTVVYMALGTFFSTRLVGMMGGEGEVLALGDIYFRITVLGAFFWIYGLAANMIVRAEGKMKSAAVMMGIGLAADVLANYILVAVLGLGVEGSAWATNIGMLVYTLLGWIYFGRDFSSFSTEAFSFYWDKAAVKSIVSLGMSSFIMIVMSLVQGVVVFNALARYGTVLDIAFYGVVYRIFVFMLTPIFGLMRALQPVIGINYGAGQYDRVISSYKIFTAAAMLLTLPFWLVCMAGPAFVVGLMLPGQSFSGEQLMYFQVYMLILPLLSAIFMAMTLFPSIGKGKPAALIGIARQLVFYIPVMIFLPAKIGVPGIYFGSLGIDAVMVLWTVIMVRQEFALLRTKNQPAAISVS